TGTAGGTAGAGCTTCCACCCGTCTTTTGTGGATCTTTCGGATTCCCTCCAGTAGTTCTCCTGTGCAAGCTAGGAGTTATCTGTGGGCCAAATTCAAtagacatcaaacagttcacttccgggtgagagttcattcatcgaTAGTTCCTAATCGTGACACCTGTTGCTGTTCACATATTTGTAGTCTAGTATTTAGAAAAGAATTAAGAATTTTTTAGTACCTTTGCGGGATTCGAACCTGATGCACTGAACAACGTACGATCGAAGGTTTTACTTTTAACCTTTCAGTCATCATGTATTGAACACTTGTACAttgacaatgtatatatatatatatatatatatatatatatatatatatatatatatatatatatatatatatatatatatatatgtaaaggaTTATTATTTCTTATATTCGCGTTCCTCTTCCCAACAcagataaaaacacaaaaaattgATGCAATCATTCATCTTTAAAATTAACTAAATATTTAGCTGCATTACTTTGGTCGTGCCCATTGGTCCGCCTGATacgaccattgggctatttctcgctccaaccaatgcaccacgactcgtatatcaaaggccgtggatggtgcatataaaagatcccttgataatAATGGGTCcacttaacgagctactcttggCATACTAATCTTCCAAAACTATATGTAGCTCCcttctttttatattttagcaGACCGTTCAAAACTGCGACTAATTTCCTTCACAAATGtgcgcacccattctctttggcttaatcctacgggactttccaaattccatagcaccataccaccctccgcctgttaccggccccgGTAGGACTGCTGGTACTCCCTTGCACcagccagtgcaggcggtcccccctccaacccaccccacccctttcctgtcctggacagaggagccggcacctgtgcccaggatagACTTGCGCTAcagcagcttgttctgaatgtgcacgttaaatactctgacctgacctgacctaataatgggaaaatgtagcgggtttcctctctaagactgtcaaaattaccaaatgtttgacatccatttgacattaataaaaaaaatgtgttctaGCGATAtcgttacatttttattttattttgatagtACTGTTTTATGCTGTTAAAGTCATAATTGATCTCGTACAGTTCCACGTATTGACTATTACACAGCTACAATACGGTTGACATTAAACTACCTTAATGTATGCAAATTGTTACTATAAAACTTAtgccctcccccctcccctcaccaccaccaccaccaccaccccaccaccgCCAAATTTTAAACACTGTTTACAATGTCTGTGAATGGTGGGGATATTCTGACTGGTATCTGCTTTCTCGTGACGTTTAGCCATTATGACGTCATGAATAATGTGATTATAAACGCGACTTTGTTAACATAACGACAAATATCTTTGGAACAAGAGAGCATAACATTTCGTTTGTGATATTTCAGTTTTGTGTtgagaaataataaaaacaaactatgttATATACTTTAGtaatttaagaactatttttaaGAATGTACTGATTCACAAAATGTGAAACTACGTCATTAATCATTAACCATATTCATACACATAATTGTTGCGTAACACATACATGAACTCTGCCGCTAAAGAGCAACAGCCAGgtacatcattttattttaaattttttatttaaaaatgatattatatatttaaacaaattcgGTATTGTTGATATCATAcattaagaaaatattatatgtaCGTCCCGTTAGATACGTGCAGAAATCATACTTTCGTCAAAAACCTTTTAtaaaagatgatgatgatgatggtgatgatgatgatgatgatgatgatgatgatgacgacgatgacgatgatgatgatggtgatggtgatgatggtgatgattacgATCATgatctgttatatataatttataaattttttggtactacatgtataaacattaaaCCACTTTTAATATATGCAGTTTGTTACTTTAAACGAAGATAGTTAATCGTGTTTTTcgtgtattacaaaataaactggTGGGTATGGCTAGGGGTCGATATTtctttttcaacaaaacaaaagaaaaaacgcAGGACCTTTTGaaagtatttcttatttattttttattaacaaataagATAATGACTTATTTAAGTgcaaataaacatatatcagtGTAAAGTCTCTCTTTTGAACGaagtatatttaaatttaaatccgTTTGTGGTAATAGCCATAACTTTGTATATGACAGGCAGTTGGACTAGGTGATATTTTATGTTACGTCCCCTGCTTTGTTGTTAACGCCTGGTGCAAGAACAACATCTGTGATACTGCAAGATGCATGTCCACATCATTCAATAACATGGAAAAACAGCAAATTTCCTACGTGCATACTCCAGGTGTTTTGTGGGAAAGGCAATCACTCTGTTGCCTTCCCGATTTGAATATCAGCCTTACTTAGACATCTCAGGTTCATAACGagttattacatatcaaacatgtAATATGTTGGTAACAATTAACcataagctatttctcgttccagccactgcaacacgactggtatatcaaaggccgtggtatgagttatcctgtctgtgggatggtgcatataaaagatcccttgctactaatggaaaaatgtagcgggttttctttctaagactaaatgtcaaaattaccaaatgtttgacatccaatagccgatggttaataaatcaatatgctctagtggtgtcgttaaagaaaacaaactgtttaacaaTTAACCATAATTGTGAAACATGACTGAAGCCAACACAGATATTTTTCATAACAGTCGAGATATTTTTTCATAACgcctgtgacccccccccccccccccccttcggtCCAAAACTCCCGTATCAGCCAATGGTGCAgacacccccacacccccacacccccacacccccacacacacacacttcctgcACGCGCCTGCATATGTAGTTCTTTTGcggaaaacccccaaaattaTCATCAATGAGTATTGAGGAGcgggccgtagcccagtggtaaagcattcgctcgatgcgcggtcggtctgagggatcgatccccgtcggtgggctatttctcgttccagccagtgcacgattggtatatcaaaggcctgtactaccctgtctgtgggatggtgcctataaaagatcccttgctgctcatcgaaaagagtagcccatgaagtgccgacagcgggtttcctctctcaaatcTGNNNNNNNNNNNNNNNNNNNNNNNNNNNNNNNNNNNNNNNNNNNNNNNNNNNNNNNNNNNNNNNNNNNNNNNNNNNNNNNNNNNNNNNNNNNNNNNNNNNNNNNNNNNNNNNNNNNNNNNNNNNNNNNNNNNNNNNNNNNNNNNNNNNNNNNNNNNNNNNNNNNNNNNNNNNNNNNNNNNNNNNNNNNNNNNNNNNNNNNNACCATGCTATTTTTATAAACTAGTCATACAATACTGGGACAATGGGAAATTAATAAACATCCAGTAAAAActagtataaataaaaaattcatcagtatataattttaatgaacattttataccacacagagatatatattttgaagtGTTTTCTTCATTATTATACTTCATTAAGAAATGACAGTCACGACTCTTAAAGGGGTATTCCTAACTTTACAGACATTTAAACATGCCCACTGCTAACAAGTCTTTTATTGAATAAAACTGGAtagtaattacattttcttgcttagaatattaatgtttgtacactATGTGTTTCTGGGATTCCTAATGTTTATAACAGCTTAAACAGGATTTGGTTTTACATATACAAACTTATTCAAGGCAAACCCCAGTTTGAGCTGCTAATTTGAATTTTTGGGCCTTGTGCCAACCACTTTTGAAATATGCCAATGAGTGTGATATAAACTGGTTAAAATAAGGAACAGAAATGTGTTGCACTTTCCAAAGTATTctacagattttgtttttaaattggtagCTCATGTTTActagattatatattttattctttctacAGTTCAATTCATCAATGCCAGTCAGCCCAGAAGTAACAGGTTACAAGAAAAATCCAACTTTACAGGATAAAATCCATGTCATTGCATTTGTCATGGATGGATGCTCAGTGGATGTTTTTCCTGAAAAGATTCTAACAAACATTAAAGCCACACAACAAAAGGCAAATCAAAGAGGTACGTCAATACTGAATGTTTGGCTCAAAACGTAATAGTAGTTTAATTAATAACTTGTGTCTTAAATAGATCAAACTTCATTGCACATCGTGCATGAGTTCATGTTTCCTTACCATTGTTTGATCATCCTCTAAAGATGCTTTGAATTTTTAGTGTGttagtttttatgtttttagctccccttaaattTTCCTTCATCAAATTCCATCCTAATTACAAGTACATTTTCACCACTGTATGCTAGAGCTGTCTTTATTAGAGATCTTCAATAGGTAAAAGACAGCCCGGATTGTAATTGCAATTTTACGACCAGTTTTGGACTACATAAGCCTTGAAGTGGTTGTTATTACtggtatattttaaaagcaaacGTCTTCAAATAACTATCAAGATGATTTTTCTGTTTTACAACAGGTATCCCCCAAGTGGTTCTGCTCACCAAAGTGGACCGTGTGTGTCAGGAAGTGGAACAGGACCTGTCTCAGGTCTTCTACAGCCAGGCAGTCCAGGATCTTGTTGATGAGGTGTCACAGCTCGTGGGATTACCACGGGCTCACATCCTGCCAGTCAAGAATTACGAGAGAGAGATGGAGTTGGACCAGGGTGTCAACATACCGGCATTGCTGAGTGTCAGACAGATGCTGAGATTCGCAGACGACTATCTCTACAACTTTGTTGATGAAAGTtaaacatgacattttaaatCTTGTTGAGGTGCTGGAACCCATGGCTTTTGTGTTGTGCACATGTAATcaattacatttatatacagGCAGTTTTAAGCCTTCTGGTGGATAATAGTCAttgctttttaatttgtttagacATCCATACAACTTTATCATATGATGCAtattacataaatgtatttcttattttatattgatacagatttttataattatgcatACATTGTGTAAACTTTTGCATATTTTGTAAGctatgtaaacatatttttttatacaatttttgggtttttttagacaAATACAGTTGCCTGGGTTTTTTGGTGCACAATCAAAATGTGATTTATAGAATCTTAACAAATTATTGGTTTTCCTTAAGTTAACAATGTATTAATGGTTTGGGTTTCATCTCATCTCATCTCATCTCATGTAGCAAAGTTTCCCACACTGAGTGAAATGTTTAGTGGTGTAGCTTACAGCCAGAACttcataaaacaaaaagtttcagtgttttataaaaacatatgtTAAAGGAAGGGCACATTAAGGCacttggcctggtatgcatagtcaacgatatatataatgcacattattgtggGGGGGGGTTTTCCGTTATTTTGGTctttttctttccgtggcctgtatctgtggttcctgattggcaggtgtatatttagacggtccccagatactgtgtctagacacactaaaaagacatgcctcttttattaagatcacagggtattgtgtgataaccgcacgGACACCCCTCAAATCATAATGGatattatcagccgtcctgctttattactgtacgtaattatgtaaaacctttgattaagtagactttcccatctaaaatcacaaagcTGACCAactgagtggtcgtttttgctcgaatgtaCCCTACCAGTGggtctaataatatgcattttttctttggattttttaaaagagaaaaatactataattccatttcgttctattgatgcaaattgaaatatatttagttaaatagtttattatagtatcaagtcatttatgttgttttacaagtcaggttgatgaaagcgaagtgccttgtcgtaaattagagcgtttgtttacactgtgcatagaggagttgGACGGAGCGGACGTCGCTTCATCCCAAACTATAtcacaaaacataacaaaatggcaggaataatcatgggttttttattaactctaaaattacgcgtttttcatttgttaaagtgtcagcaTGTGTTGGtagtccaggtatgcatctttccaacacataaggctcttgtttgagttgcctgtccctttaacagacaGCATTTTTGGAAaacgaatataacaattctgataTCTTGTAACCAGGTTATAAGTTGAGTGAATTAATGGTTATAATGGTacaattgtttggttaaaaaattataagatgcattctgagttttaaaaaatatataaacaacatccagaaatacatttatgttaaaacatataaggaccatatatttttggcagGTAACTGCGAAGAGCATTTTGCCAGCAGACACcatgacaatcatgtgacttaAATAACTAGATAGCACTATAGCAGAGGacagacaaaaatatttttcttaaattaaggtatttttttcaaattacagtctttgaaaatcatagaaatAAGGTATAAAACATTTGCTGTATTTATAAG
This DNA window, taken from Gigantopelta aegis isolate Gae_Host chromosome 4, Gae_host_genome, whole genome shotgun sequence, encodes the following:
- the LOC121371327 gene encoding interferon-induced protein 44-like, giving the protein MPVSPEVTGYKKNPTLQDKIHVIAFVMDGCSVDVFPEKILTNIKATQQKANQRGIPQVVLLTKVDRVCQEVEQDLSQVFYSQAVQDLVDEVSQLVGLPRAHILPVKNYEREMELDQGVNIPALLSVRQMLRFADDYLYNFVDES